agtttcaaacttaaactcgtTTGAACTTAACTTATTTTAGGCTCAGTTTGAATCCGACCCTATTTAAGATTATCTTGCctcaaaaataaacaataagcCAAAAAGAACTtagtaaaattttgttttgtctcAGTTGGCATCAATGTGAAGATTGATTTTCTATTTGGAAGATTGCTGTTAACAAGCCTTAAAACTTAGAGATACCAGTGGATCGGATCGGGTTGATCCCAATGTGGTCTATGTGTTGGGTTGTGAGATAAGGCCCATCACTTGGTGGATCTTTGTGCCAGGTTGGCTTGACACATGGCCTGTGGACACTTATTGGGATGGCCTGTGTGTTTTTGCCAGTCGgcttattaaattataatttttattctttttaattaatatttaattgatttttaaaaaaatataatttttaatatttttagctgGTTGTGTTGGGTCGGTTCACGAGCCTAATCTCATGGGTCTGCACATGGTCTGCTTTTTTCTGTATCGGGCCAACACAGGCTGTACCAAAAGTACAGGCCCAGCCCGTGATACCTCTACTTAAAGTTCTTAAGTCTCATGATTTTGCTCTGGAAAGTTGTTATTGTACAAATAGCTATATTCTATAGTATTTGCCTattaaaagttttcaatttaatctaaacttaacacaattcagttcaattttaaatgtaattcaaatcaatcaaactgTTTCGGCTCAGTGAATGAGTCAAGCCCCTAAAATGACTCATAGACGTATAAGAaacctaaaattatttttaggaCAAATGATATTGTTTGAACCAATAAATTTGCTGGAATGGTCAATTTACgctaaattaaattagaataagaGAAATTTGAAGGATACAttggattgaattttcaaaCACTCTGTTGACTTGGCTCCATCCCAGAGGGGTCCATACGGTGCTTGGAATTGACTAGGTGAAAATTCCAAGAATGGAGATGATTTCCATGAATTTGTAACATCCATTCACAGTTGGGTTTACAGTGACTATCATGGAAAGACTCATCGCCCAAAGTCTTCACTTGACTTCTGTGAAATAGCAACAACCCCCACCTTTTCATCTTTGGAATAGTCAATGCCACAGCCCCAAAAAGACAGCCTTCTCCTTCAACACTAACTCAGAGTTCTTGCCATGTCTACACCAGCAGAGTAATATATCAGATGCTCcaccaaaattttcataatctttgcatattttatttGCTGCCATGAGTATCTATTTAAAGCTGTGATTGATTCACTACTTTGCTCAAACTGTTTGCAGATATTATAACTCTCTGCCACCAGTGAGCAAGGCTTATGGAGTGCTCTGTTTAATGGCCACAGCTGCTCAACGTTTACAACTTTATGATGCTAGGAACATAGCTCTCACATATGAAGATGTATTCAGACGTTTTCAGGTTATTGAATCAATTCCATTTGTAAATGCAAAATATGGATTCATCAAAGCTTAAGTATATTTGATACctcacaaaataaaatttgctgGTGATGCAGATTTGGAGGCTTGTTAAcaatttcttcttccttggaCCATTTTCATTCCCTTTCGCAATTCGTCTCATCATAATGTAAGAAACTTACTCTTTTCACCAATTATTGTAACCCTTTCTGTACAGAAACTGCAGATTCAAGGGTGTCTGATTTGTTTTAACAGAAACCTAATACTTGAGATAGATTTTGTAGAGCAAAATATGGTGTTTCCTTAGAGAGAGGGCCTTTTGGCAAGAGGACGGCAGACTTCCTATGGATGTTAATCTTTGGAGCAATCTCACTCCTGGTTagtaaatatatacattacaATTCTTGTTATTATGACATCAACTACTtcaccaaagagaaaaaaaagtccATCTTTCAGGCTTCCATCTGCAGTTAATATGTAAAATGGTACTTAGGTGATGGCTGTTGTTCCATTTCTGTGGACTCCTTTCATGGGACCTTCCTTGGTGTTTATGATTGTGTATATTTGGGCCCGTGAGTTCCCAAATGCACGAATCAACATATATGGAGTTGTGTCATTGAAGGTACACTGTCTCTTACAAGTGTTGATGCCTGTTCAGCCCTAGGCGATTTAAGACTTTCAATTGAAACAATGCATGTAACTTGACAGGGTTCTATCTTCCATGGGTAATGCTTGCACTGGATTTGATATTTGGGGTTCCACTGCTGCCGAATTTTCTTGGTATGGTCGCGGGCCATCTTTATTACTTCCTCACGGTTCTTCATCCTCTTGCCAGTGGAAAATACATATTCAAGACTCCTCTCTGGGTGTATCCTTTTCTGGGTTTATTTGCTTTTTACTTCTGCTCTTGAATCTTTTAGAATCTTAGGTGTAAAATATGAGATTTGgatctcatattaaaaaatatgagtttctcATATGGGAGATCTATATAACTTTGACTTTTTAATCTCAACAACTAATTTTTGAAACATAGTTTTCtaagatttatattatttgatatcaaAACTACCACCTCGGTTtccacttaaaattttatagaaaagtTGATGATGCCAGTATTGCAATGTTAACCTAAGGCTAACAAAGACTTAAGACATAGCTAACCCGTTTGAGCGTCATGGTTATGGAGCGCGGTGGTATGCTAGAATCAAAGTGTAAACTTAATAAAGTgatttttaatgattatttttaagTCACAAACTGGTTGCATATTGGGGCGAGGGGGTTCAAATAAACTCCCCGGTGCAACGCAATCCACATGCCGGAGTTACTTTCCAGGGAAGAAGCTACCGTCTGAATGGAAACCGATCAAGTTCAAGCAGCAGCCCTACCCCAGAGCAGCAGCCACCGCCACAGCAACCCAATGCCAATGCAGCCGCAGATGGGGTTGCCTCCCGAGGAAGAAGTTATCGCCTTGACGGCCGTTAATTAGTTAGATTTGTTTGCACTGCATGAAAACCAACTTCATGTTTGCATCACCAAATCAACTCTATCTGTAACCGTAGAAATCTATTGCAACTCTAAAGGttcttaatttataaatgagagatgaactttgaaaatattattaatttaaccGATGAACTTGATTTTTTCAGTCTGATTTTGAAGATAtcccaaaatatattttcattatatcaaaattttataaaagatgtAATTCTATTTTAATAGAGTAGTCATTATACACATAGTTATCAGTATTCTACGATACATGATGCATATCTTAcgatataatagaatataatacaaattaaaaacaatacctatcataaaatatatcataattaatatgatataatagatgtattatataatacaatacgtattattaatacaaattaatatatgttttaggtaaaatgattatataataagataatatataaaaaattttaaattttttatagatgtttattatattttttaaaataatgacatatttattattattttattattttattttttaaaattatattatataatatttatatacttcattcataaaattaagtttttgatagaTATTTTGGGTGCCATAATTGTAGAAACATATATAACTGGTGAATTGAGGAGTTCTAGACTTTTTGGTGATGACAATGAAGCTGCTAAAATCAGAATACAGACTGGCATTGCATCAGGTTAAATAACCGAGTACGTAGTCACTTCATTTATACTTCAAACGTCAGACGAACCAAGTCATAAggtaattcataaaaaataatattatatatatttatttttaatatataaataaatattattttttatgtattatttaataattaattttttattattaatttaaaattattaaattatataatgatatatattaaatatatattaatttatatatttaaaatatgtatgtataattttattaataaataaataactatgtCGATAGCatagaataattaaacatgttatcTACATTCAAGATGATTCAAATTGCACAGTCTTGTccaaaaatagtgaaaaaaaaatatttgtcttACTGTTACATAATTTGTTTAACTTCACTTTTTGGCTATTAATTAAaacaccattttttttcttttatatatatataatcatctttatttttttattatataaatatagtcactttttaaattgattttatttttaaaaaaagatgatCATAGGatttaaatttagttgaatAGGCTAATGGATAGGTTGACTGATCGATCAAACACccaatcaatcaatttttaaaaataaattaattggttaaataattttttaaaaataaattagtagaTTAAATacttaatcaatcaaataatctCAGATCtcataatcattttcttttaaaggtAAAGTTAacttaaaaagtaattatatttatataataaaaaaataattatatataaataaaagatttaaaaaatgattattttaatcaatatcattcattctttttttaCATCTATTTTTGTGAGgtaacatttcatttttattttttattcctttggGATAGTACGATCAATATGTCTCTTTAGACACCTAAATTTCATGCACTAGTAACCACTTTAAAAACCTTAAAGTATTTCAATGGTTGCTTTCTCCTGCTCTATTAAAAACATACGTGTGCAAAATGAATGAATGATAGTTTTTGTTCTCATATCACTACtagcaaaatatttttaaaaatttcaataacataatattagaaGTAGGATTATGAGTAATGAATCTAACCACTTTAAAAACCTTAAAGTATTTCTTGTTGCTTGTCTGGAATGagacatataattttatgtatttcttaataatacataaaaattattttgatgttaaaataattcatataatttttttaataataaattataaataattattttaaatcacTGGAATAGTCCAACAGTCGGTTAAATATGAGTGGCCCCTCCACCAAATCAACATATAATCCGATTTGGAAAACATTGTCCCAAAAAATGCATGCTGAGTGGTTTCTGAAGTGGTCATTACTGAATTACCAGACCAACTTGGAACGTCAAAGTCTTCTCTTGACTTTTGATTACAACCCAAATTAAACTACATCCTCAGTTTTAAGAGTGTATAGTTCGAATTGATAtagtttaagagtttttttatatcaaattaaaaaaataatttgaaaattttttaaatcaaattaaactaaactgaaaaaatacggtttagtctaatttaaattacagttTGAACCGTAATTATTAGTATACattaagatataaataaaaaataatacgtatGATAAAGTTTATCAGACtaatacgatacaataaatatattatatgatataatacgtaTTCTATGATACGATACATTTTATCGATAaaaatcgatatatttttttaaagaaaatgatagtaTAAtaggggtgtatatgaaaaaattttaaatgttaaaggtatttactatatttttcaaaataataatatgttaattataatttcttacttttttattaatattataatattttattttttaaaaaacgtAATACACGATACAATACACAGtacatgatataaaaatttaaatttttgatatatactTTGACTAtcatgttttgaattttttaaaatcattcatttttaaatatatatatattatttaataaaattaattgaattatagttttctaaaatttaatataaacatgtaaaatatatatatatat
The genomic region above belongs to Mangifera indica cultivar Alphonso chromosome 15, CATAS_Mindica_2.1, whole genome shotgun sequence and contains:
- the LOC123197770 gene encoding derlin-1-like; translated protein: MSTPAEYYNSLPPVSKAYGVLCLMATAAQRLQLYDARNIALTYEDVFRRFQIWRLVNNFFFLGPFSFPFAIRLIIIAKYGVSLERGPFGKRTADFLWMLIFGAISLLVMAVVPFLWTPFMGPSLVFMIVYIWAREFPNARINIYGVVSLKVHWFYLPWVMLALDLIFGVPLLPNFLGMVAGHLYYFLTVLHPLASGKYIFKTPLWVYPFLGLFAFYFCS